Proteins encoded within one genomic window of Deltaproteobacteria bacterium:
- a CDS encoding XRE family transcriptional regulator — translation MTDQIIGTRLKALRQKRALSQDEMARLFGFKDRQTVSAIETGVRRVTAAELLLAVERLRVPLDYFTDPFRLEGEALFSWRQRGVTRSELGEYERTAGRWIGAYRVLAAQVGRRAPLMRQTLGLTKLSRFEEALDAGERFVAEFKLGVVPAQRLATVMQDNFEILVLMVDAYRGISGAACRLPEFDAVLVARGEVAGRRNFDLAHELFHILTWEAMPPEHTEEASDFGGNRVEQLANNFAAAVLMPKAALDSFGDWGRLEMGDLIARLNATADELGVTSSALRWRLVALRELTKAQARAIPDAALRNNGREDSSEPPPLFSRPFVEVLAKAIDQGHVSVRRAAALVGLAIEDLEKLFAAHGVDQAIGL, via the coding sequence ATGACAGATCAGATCATCGGTACACGGCTCAAGGCGTTGAGACAGAAGCGCGCGCTCTCTCAGGACGAGATGGCGCGCTTGTTCGGATTCAAGGATCGGCAAACTGTGTCGGCAATAGAGACTGGCGTACGCCGTGTGACTGCAGCGGAACTGTTGCTCGCCGTGGAGCGGCTGCGTGTGCCGCTCGATTATTTTACGGATCCCTTTCGGCTGGAAGGGGAGGCGCTGTTCTCCTGGCGACAGAGGGGAGTCACACGGTCGGAACTCGGCGAGTATGAGCGGACGGCTGGCCGCTGGATTGGTGCGTACCGCGTTCTGGCTGCGCAGGTCGGTCGACGGGCGCCGTTGATGCGACAGACCCTTGGGCTGACCAAGCTGTCGAGGTTCGAGGAAGCGCTGGATGCTGGCGAACGGTTTGTTGCCGAGTTCAAACTCGGTGTTGTGCCGGCGCAACGTCTTGCGACGGTGATGCAAGACAATTTCGAGATACTCGTACTTATGGTGGACGCTTACCGAGGTATTTCCGGAGCGGCGTGCCGCCTGCCTGAGTTCGACGCGGTGCTGGTCGCACGAGGGGAAGTGGCAGGGCGCCGCAACTTCGACCTTGCGCATGAGCTGTTTCACATCCTCACCTGGGAAGCGATGCCGCCCGAGCACACGGAAGAAGCCAGCGATTTCGGCGGCAATCGGGTGGAACAACTGGCCAACAACTTCGCGGCCGCCGTGTTGATGCCGAAGGCGGCGCTTGACTCCTTTGGCGATTGGGGGCGTTTGGAAATGGGTGACTTGATCGCTCGACTGAACGCTACGGCAGATGAGTTGGGCGTGACCTCGTCGGCCCTCAGATGGCGTTTGGTCGCCCTCCGGGAGCTGACCAAGGCGCAGGCGCGAGCAATTCCGGACGCCGCCTTGCGGAACAATGGCCGCGAGGACTCCTCGGAGCCTCCGCCTTTGTTCTCGCGGCCGTTCGTGGAGGTGTTGGCGAAGGCCATTGACCAGGGTCATGTTTCGGTTCGGCGTGCGGCGGCGCTGGTCGGGCTCGCGATCGAGGATCTGGAGAAGCTGTTTGCGGCTCATGGCGTCGATCAGGCGATTGGTCTGTGA